The following are from one region of the Ptychodera flava strain L36383 chromosome 15, AS_Pfla_20210202, whole genome shotgun sequence genome:
- the LOC139151354 gene encoding PHD finger-like domain-containing protein 5A, with protein MAKHHPDLIFCRKQPGVAIGRLCEKCDGKCVICDSYVRPCTLVRICDECNYGSYQGRCVICGGPGVSDAYYCKECTIQEKDRDGCPKIVNLGSAKTDLFYERKKYGFKKR; from the exons atggccaagCATCACCCAGATTTGATCTTTTGTCGGAAGCAGCCCGGCGTAG CTATTGGCAGACTTTGTGAAAAGTGTGATGGGAAATGTGTGATATGCGACTCCTATGTACGCCCTTGCACCTTGGTTAGAATCTGTGATGAATGCAACTATGGCTCATATCAAGGAAGATGTGTGATATGTGGAGGGCCAGGGGTTTCAGATGCTTACTATTGTAAAGAATGTACAATACAGGAAAAAGAT AGAGATGGATGCCCAAAGATTGTCAACCTCGGCAGTGCAAAAACAGATCTGTTCTATGAGAGGAAGAAGTACGGATTCAAGAAGAGATGA
- the LOC139151362 gene encoding PHD finger-like domain-containing protein 5A produces the protein MAKHHPDLIFCRKQPGVAIGRLCEKDDGKCVICDSYVRPCTLVRICDECNYGSYQGRCVICGGPGVSDAYYCKECTMQEKDRDGCPKIVNLGSAKTDLFYERKKYGFKKR, from the exons ATGGCAAAGCATCATCCAGACTTGATCTTTTGTCGGAAGCAACCCGGCGTAg CTATTGGCAGACTTTGTGAAAAGGATGATGGGAAATGTGTGATATGCGACTCCTATGTACGTCCTTGCACCTTGGTTAGAATCTGTGACGAATGCAACTATGGCTCATACCAAGGAAGATGTGTGATATGTGGAGGGCCAGGGGTTTCAGATGCATACTATTGTAAAGAATGCACAATGCAGGAAAAAGAT AGAGATGGTTGCCCAAAGATTGTTAACCTCGGCAGTGCGAAAACAGATCTGTTCTATGAGAGGAAGAAGTACGGATTCAAGAAGAGATGA